One region of Planctomycetia bacterium genomic DNA includes:
- the lpd gene encoding dihydrolipoyl dehydrogenase, which yields MHVPLVVLGGGPGGYAAAFLAADLGMQVAIVERDERLGGTCLLRGCIPSKALLHVGRVLAEARELSDWGLEFGKPALRLDALRARKDKVIGTLTGGLATLARRRNVTVVRGNARFTGSSAVEVAPAEPGGASQTITFDHCILASGSRPTRIPAFDIGSERVMDSTAALELRDIPESLLVVGGGYIGLEMGTVYAELGSRVSVVELTDALLPGADRDLVKPLHQRLEKLFEKIHLRTKVVKLEDVGAAVRVHFEGPEGATAREFSRVLVAVGRRPNSDGIGLENTAVQVSAKGFVEVDGQQRTADPRILAIGDVCGEPMLAHRASHQGKVAVEVLHGEPALFAPRAIPAVVFTDPEIAWAGLTEQEATASGRTVEISRYPWVASGRAQALGRTDGLTKLLVDPETDAVLGVGIVGAGAGELVAEGVLAIEMGCSARDLMESIHPHPTLGETVAFSAENYFGLATEIYRPRADAGKS from the coding sequence ATGCACGTTCCCCTGGTGGTGCTCGGTGGCGGTCCGGGTGGCTATGCGGCCGCGTTCCTCGCGGCCGATCTCGGCATGCAGGTCGCGATCGTCGAACGGGACGAACGCCTGGGAGGCACCTGCCTGCTGCGCGGCTGCATCCCCTCGAAGGCCCTGCTGCACGTCGGACGGGTGCTGGCGGAGGCCCGCGAACTGAGCGACTGGGGGCTGGAGTTCGGCAAACCCGCCCTGCGCCTCGACGCCCTGCGGGCCCGCAAGGACAAGGTCATCGGGACGCTCACGGGGGGGCTGGCCACGCTGGCCCGGCGCCGCAATGTGACGGTCGTCCGCGGCAACGCCCGGTTCACCGGCTCGAGCGCGGTCGAGGTGGCCCCCGCCGAACCCGGCGGCGCCTCCCAGACGATCACCTTCGACCACTGCATCCTCGCCAGCGGATCGCGGCCAACGCGGATCCCGGCCTTCGACATCGGCAGCGAACGCGTGATGGACTCGACGGCGGCGCTCGAGCTTCGCGACATCCCCGAGTCGCTCCTCGTGGTGGGCGGGGGCTACATCGGCCTGGAGATGGGCACCGTGTACGCCGAGTTGGGATCGCGGGTCTCGGTCGTCGAGCTCACCGACGCCCTCCTGCCCGGCGCCGATCGCGACCTCGTCAAGCCGCTCCACCAGCGGCTCGAGAAGCTGTTCGAAAAGATTCACCTGCGCACCAAGGTCGTGAAGCTCGAGGACGTCGGCGCGGCGGTCCGCGTCCACTTCGAGGGCCCCGAGGGGGCGACGGCGCGGGAGTTCTCCCGCGTCCTCGTGGCGGTCGGCCGCCGGCCGAACTCCGATGGCATAGGCCTGGAGAACACCGCCGTGCAGGTCAGCGCCAAGGGGTTCGTCGAGGTGGACGGGCAGCAGCGGACGGCCGATCCGCGAATCCTCGCCATCGGCGACGTGTGCGGCGAGCCGATGCTGGCCCATCGGGCGAGCCACCAGGGAAAGGTGGCGGTGGAGGTGCTGCACGGCGAACCGGCGTTGTTCGCCCCGCGGGCGATCCCGGCCGTCGTCTTCACCGATCCGGAGATCGCCTGGGCGGGGCTCACCGAGCAGGAGGCCACGGCCAGCGGCCGCACGGTCGAAATCAGCCGCTACCCGTGGGTGGCCAGCGGCCGCGCCCAGGCGCTGGGCCGCACCGACGGGCTGACGAAGCTCCTCGTCGACCCGGAAACGGACGCGGTCCTCGGCGTCGGGATCGTCGGTGCCGGCGCCGGCGAACTTGTCGCCGAAGGCGTCCTGGCCATCGAGATGGGCTGCTCGGCCCGCGACCTCATGGAGTCGATCCATCCCCACCCCACGCTCGGGGAAACCGTGGCGTTTTCCGCCGAGAATTACTTCGGCCTGGCGACGGAAATCTACCGGCCGCGTGCGGACGCCGGGAAGTCGTGA
- a CDS encoding pyruvate dehydrogenase E1 component, whose protein sequence is MASSDIDHTGSVPLDQTVPAGAGLPRGAHAPRAIGQMSAESSGQPEVVDGVAAIDADPTETREWLDSLRYVINSRGGDRAAYLLQAIEQEAYRLGVPIPFSATTPYINTIPTDRQPPFPGNRELERRIKSIIRWNAMAMVVRANREDKSIGGHISTFASSATLVEVAMNHFIRGRGNDYSGDQVFFQGHASPGIYARAFLEGRLSERHLENFRRELAVGGGLSSYPHPWLMPGFWEFPTVSMGLGPLMAIYAARFNKYLQDRGIKDTSRQHVWCFIGDGECDEPETLGAISLAAREKLDNLVFVINCNLQRLDGPVRGNGKIIQELEGVFRGAGWNVIKVIWGDEWDPLLARDDQGLLVKRMNEVIDGQYQKYVVMPGGYIREHFFGAHPELLDMVAHLSDEKLKKLRRGGHDPEKVFAAYDAAMKCHGKPTVVLAKTIKGYGLGEVGEGRNVTHQQKKLNEEELRAFRSRFGIPISDDEVAKAPFYRPAEDSPEMRYLRERREALGGYVPSRPLQGPTLKTPSLADYAGFIEKSAGREVSTTTGVVTLMASLLKDKEIGRYIVPIVPDESRTFGMDPLFKQCGIYAHAGQLYEPVDSDQLLYYREAKDGQILNEGITEAGSISSFIAAGTAYASHGVPMIPIFIYYSMFGFQRIGDQIWAAGDCRARGFLLGGTAGRTTLNGEGLQHQDGNSQMFAIAYPTVRAYDPAFVYEATVIMLDGMERMYGKGEDWIYYLTVYNENYEMPPMPPGCAEGILKGMYRLREVEASAAKRTKQLPPVNLLGSGAILREVIRAAELLADRWGVASSVWSVTSWKELRREAQECRRWNMLHPESPPRRSYLESQVGDAGGVFVAASDHVRAVPEQLDPWIPGGLFALGTDGFGRSETRGPLRRHFEVDAECIAIATLSRLAAAGAIGAQVVSEAIRELGVDPEKIDAASA, encoded by the coding sequence ATGGCCAGTTCTGACATCGACCACACCGGCAGCGTGCCCCTCGACCAGACCGTCCCAGCAGGGGCGGGCCTGCCGCGCGGGGCCCATGCGCCGCGGGCCATCGGGCAGATGTCGGCGGAGTCGTCGGGCCAGCCGGAGGTCGTGGATGGGGTCGCAGCGATCGACGCCGATCCGACGGAGACCCGCGAGTGGCTCGATTCGCTGCGCTACGTGATCAACAGCCGGGGGGGCGATCGGGCCGCCTACCTGCTGCAGGCGATCGAGCAGGAGGCCTACCGTCTCGGCGTGCCGATCCCGTTCTCGGCGACAACGCCGTACATCAACACGATCCCCACCGACCGGCAGCCGCCGTTCCCCGGCAACCGGGAACTGGAACGGCGTATCAAGAGCATCATCCGCTGGAACGCGATGGCGATGGTGGTGCGGGCCAACCGCGAGGACAAGAGCATCGGCGGCCACATCTCGACCTTCGCTTCGTCGGCGACGCTCGTCGAGGTGGCGATGAACCACTTCATCCGCGGCCGCGGCAATGACTACTCCGGTGACCAGGTCTTCTTTCAGGGCCATGCCTCTCCGGGCATCTACGCCCGCGCGTTCCTCGAGGGGCGGCTCAGCGAGCGGCACCTGGAGAACTTCCGGCGCGAACTGGCTGTGGGGGGCGGGTTGTCAAGCTACCCGCATCCCTGGCTGATGCCGGGGTTCTGGGAGTTTCCCACCGTGTCGATGGGGCTCGGTCCGCTGATGGCGATCTACGCCGCCCGGTTCAACAAGTATCTCCAGGACCGGGGCATCAAGGACACGAGCCGGCAGCACGTCTGGTGCTTCATCGGCGACGGCGAATGCGACGAGCCGGAGACGCTGGGGGCGATCTCGCTCGCGGCCCGGGAGAAGCTCGACAACCTGGTGTTCGTCATCAACTGCAACCTGCAGCGGCTCGACGGGCCGGTGCGCGGCAACGGCAAGATAATCCAGGAACTGGAGGGGGTGTTCCGCGGCGCCGGCTGGAACGTGATCAAGGTCATCTGGGGCGATGAGTGGGATCCGCTGCTGGCCCGCGACGACCAGGGGCTGCTCGTCAAGCGGATGAACGAGGTCATCGACGGCCAGTACCAGAAGTACGTCGTCATGCCCGGCGGTTACATCCGCGAGCACTTCTTCGGCGCCCACCCCGAGCTCCTCGACATGGTGGCCCACCTGTCCGACGAAAAATTGAAGAAGCTGAGGCGCGGCGGGCACGATCCGGAGAAGGTGTTCGCCGCCTACGACGCGGCGATGAAGTGCCACGGCAAGCCGACCGTCGTGCTCGCCAAGACGATCAAGGGCTACGGCCTCGGCGAGGTCGGGGAGGGACGGAACGTCACCCACCAGCAGAAGAAGCTCAACGAGGAGGAACTGCGGGCCTTCCGTTCGCGGTTCGGCATCCCGATCTCGGACGACGAGGTCGCCAAGGCGCCGTTCTACCGGCCGGCGGAGGATTCGCCCGAGATGCGCTACCTGCGTGAGCGGCGCGAGGCGCTCGGCGGCTACGTTCCCAGCCGGCCGCTGCAGGGCCCAACGTTGAAGACGCCGTCGCTCGCCGACTATGCGGGCTTCATCGAGAAGAGCGCCGGCCGCGAGGTCTCCACGACCACGGGCGTGGTCACGCTCATGGCCTCGTTGCTCAAGGACAAGGAGATCGGCCGGTACATCGTGCCCATCGTCCCCGACGAGTCACGGACGTTCGGCATGGACCCGCTCTTCAAGCAGTGCGGCATCTACGCCCACGCCGGCCAGCTCTACGAGCCCGTCGACTCCGACCAGCTGCTCTACTACCGCGAGGCCAAGGACGGGCAGATCCTCAACGAGGGGATCACGGAGGCCGGAAGCATCTCCAGCTTCATCGCGGCGGGCACGGCCTACGCCAGCCACGGCGTGCCGATGATCCCGATCTTCATCTACTACTCGATGTTCGGCTTCCAGCGGATCGGCGACCAGATCTGGGCGGCCGGCGACTGCCGGGCCCGCGGCTTCCTCCTCGGCGGCACCGCCGGGCGGACGACGCTCAACGGCGAGGGGCTGCAGCACCAGGATGGCAACAGCCAGATGTTCGCCATCGCCTATCCCACGGTTCGCGCCTACGATCCGGCATTCGTCTACGAGGCGACGGTCATCATGCTCGACGGCATGGAGCGGATGTATGGCAAGGGCGAGGACTGGATCTACTACCTGACGGTCTACAACGAGAATTACGAGATGCCGCCGATGCCGCCGGGCTGTGCGGAGGGCATCCTCAAGGGGATGTACCGGCTGCGGGAGGTGGAAGCGTCGGCCGCGAAGCGGACGAAGCAGCTGCCGCCCGTGAACCTGCTCGGGTCGGGGGCGATCCTGCGCGAGGTGATCCGGGCCGCCGAGTTGCTCGCCGACCGTTGGGGCGTGGCGAGCAGCGTATGGAGCGTGACCAGTTGGAAAGAGTTGCGTCGCGAGGCCCAGGAGTGCCGGCGCTGGAACATGCTGCATCCGGAGTCGCCGCCGCGCCGCAGCTACCTGGAGAGCCAGGTTGGCGATGCCGGCGGCGTGTTCGTGGCGGCCAGCGACCACGTTCGGGCCGTGCCCGAGCAACTCGATCCATGGATTCCCGGGGGCCTGTTCGCACTCGGCACCGACGGCTTCGGCCGCAGCGAGACCCGGGGGCCGCTGCGGCGGCACTTCGAGGTCGATGCCGAGTGCATCGCCATCGCCACGCTCTCGCGGCTGGCGGCGGCGGGGGCGATCGGCGCCCAGGTCGTGTCCGAGGCGATTCGGGAACTGGGGGTCGATCCGGAAAAGATCGACGCCGCCTCGGCCTGA
- the sucA gene encoding 2-oxoglutarate dehydrogenase E1 component, which translates to MSTRETLDAAGTASLPFLEDLFQRYQDDPASVPDEWRPHFAALQHEAGSRAARPGIGAVVPPPRPANGRLVTPDGIATAHALEIANGDIRLPAAPAGEAKPLPLPSAAEVRAEERVAFLQDRVDQLVRAYRVRGHLMAEIDPLGRPRPGLPELDPRFYHLTEEDMDRSFSTDTIEGPQSMSLREIIQRLRNTYCRSIGVQFMHMDDLRVRQWLQVRMEGCENRIQLDRRQQLRIYRQMTTAAVFEEFIQKRFLGAKSFSLEGSESLIPLVEMAIERAAGQEIDDVVLAMAHRGRLNVLANIMGKSPQRIFREFADMDPELHVGRGDVKYHLGHSTDYAAANGRSVHLTLCFNPSHLEFVNPVAIGRMRSRQDRAGDQGRSGGLVILIHGDAAFAGEGVIQETLNLSELDAYRVGGTLHVVVNNQIGFTTGPREARSCTYATDVAKMLQIPIFHVNGEDPEAVAQVVNLAMDFRREFQRDVVIDMYCFRRRGHNEADEPAFTQPALYRVIEKRPSVHESYLEKLLKLGEVTREEARQIAEQQHAKLAADLSVAKSEDYVHANDSGGFWSFYIGGREKEAADVDTGVRREVLEQLLRQLVTLPDGFQPHAKIQKFLENRLQMAAGAVPLDWSAAEALALATLATQGLRVRLSGQDSQRGTFSHRHAVIHDVVTDETYCSLEHLAPDQAPVEIYNSPLSEAGVLGFEYGYSLDCPDGLVMWEAQFGDFVNAAQVVIDQFICSAEDKWNRLSGLVMLLPHGFEGQGPEHSSARLERFLSLCAKDNMQVVQPTTPAQMFHCLRRQVLRVWRKPLVVMTPKSLLRHPGCVSAMDELVKGSFQRVISDTSGTPARDIRRILLCSGKVAYELEKRRQELGRTDVAVVRVEQLYPLPRAALERVLAGHAAGTPVVWVQEEPENMGAWRFLRIHFGEKLFDKFPFSGVCRQSAASPATGSKKSHDMEQNELLAAAFSS; encoded by the coding sequence GTGAGCACACGCGAAACCCTCGATGCCGCCGGCACGGCCAGCCTCCCCTTCCTCGAGGATCTTTTCCAGCGCTACCAGGACGATCCGGCCAGCGTGCCGGACGAGTGGCGGCCGCACTTCGCCGCCCTGCAACACGAGGCGGGGAGCAGGGCCGCGCGACCCGGAATCGGCGCCGTCGTGCCGCCGCCGCGGCCGGCCAACGGCAGGCTGGTGACGCCGGACGGGATCGCCACGGCCCATGCCCTGGAGATCGCCAACGGCGACATCCGGCTGCCCGCCGCCCCCGCGGGCGAGGCCAAGCCGCTGCCGCTGCCATCGGCCGCCGAGGTCCGGGCCGAGGAACGGGTGGCGTTCCTCCAGGATCGTGTCGATCAGCTCGTCCGCGCCTATCGCGTTCGTGGCCACCTGATGGCGGAGATCGATCCGCTCGGCCGGCCGCGGCCGGGCTTGCCCGAGCTCGATCCGCGGTTCTACCACCTCACCGAGGAGGACATGGACCGGTCCTTCTCCACCGACACGATCGAAGGCCCGCAGTCGATGTCGCTGCGCGAGATCATCCAGCGGCTGCGAAACACCTACTGCCGGTCGATCGGCGTCCAGTTCATGCACATGGACGACCTGCGGGTCCGGCAGTGGCTGCAGGTGCGGATGGAGGGCTGCGAGAACCGCATCCAGCTCGACCGTCGGCAGCAGCTGCGGATCTACCGGCAGATGACGACCGCGGCGGTATTCGAGGAGTTCATCCAGAAGCGGTTCCTGGGCGCGAAGAGTTTTTCCCTGGAGGGATCCGAGAGCCTGATTCCCCTGGTGGAGATGGCGATCGAGCGGGCGGCCGGCCAGGAGATCGATGACGTCGTGCTGGCGATGGCCCACCGCGGCCGGCTCAACGTGCTGGCGAACATCATGGGCAAGAGCCCGCAGCGGATCTTCCGCGAGTTCGCCGACATGGATCCCGAGCTCCACGTCGGCCGCGGCGACGTCAAGTATCACCTCGGCCATTCCACCGACTATGCCGCGGCCAACGGCCGCAGCGTCCACCTCACGCTGTGCTTCAACCCCAGTCACCTGGAGTTCGTTAACCCGGTGGCGATCGGCCGGATGCGGTCGCGCCAGGACAGAGCCGGCGACCAGGGCCGCAGCGGCGGGTTGGTGATCCTGATCCACGGCGATGCCGCCTTCGCCGGCGAGGGGGTCATTCAGGAGACGCTGAACCTCAGCGAACTCGACGCCTACCGGGTGGGGGGCACGCTGCACGTCGTGGTCAACAACCAGATCGGGTTCACGACCGGGCCGCGCGAGGCGCGCAGCTGCACGTATGCCACCGACGTGGCGAAAATGCTGCAAATCCCGATCTTCCACGTCAACGGCGAGGACCCCGAGGCGGTGGCCCAGGTCGTCAACCTCGCGATGGACTTCCGGCGCGAGTTCCAGCGCGACGTGGTGATCGACATGTACTGCTTCCGGCGCCGCGGCCACAACGAGGCGGACGAGCCGGCGTTCACCCAGCCGGCCCTGTACCGGGTAATCGAAAAGCGTCCCAGCGTCCACGAGAGCTACCTGGAGAAGCTGCTCAAACTCGGCGAGGTGACCCGCGAGGAGGCCCGGCAGATCGCCGAACAGCAGCACGCCAAGCTGGCCGCCGACCTGTCGGTGGCGAAGAGCGAAGACTACGTTCATGCCAACGACAGCGGCGGCTTCTGGTCGTTCTACATCGGGGGCCGGGAGAAGGAGGCGGCCGACGTCGACACCGGCGTGCGCCGCGAGGTGCTCGAGCAACTGCTGCGCCAGCTGGTGACGCTGCCCGACGGGTTCCAGCCGCACGCCAAAATCCAGAAGTTCCTGGAGAACCGCCTGCAGATGGCGGCCGGTGCCGTGCCACTCGACTGGTCGGCGGCCGAGGCGCTCGCCCTGGCGACGCTCGCCACCCAGGGGCTGCGGGTGCGGCTCTCGGGGCAGGACAGCCAGCGCGGCACGTTCAGCCATCGGCACGCCGTGATCCACGACGTGGTCACCGACGAGACCTACTGTTCCCTCGAGCACCTCGCCCCCGACCAGGCGCCGGTGGAGATCTACAACAGCCCGCTGTCCGAGGCGGGCGTGCTCGGCTTCGAATACGGCTACAGCCTCGACTGCCCGGATGGCCTGGTGATGTGGGAGGCGCAGTTCGGCGACTTCGTCAACGCCGCCCAGGTGGTGATCGACCAGTTCATCTGCAGCGCCGAGGACAAGTGGAACCGGCTCTCCGGCCTGGTGATGCTCCTGCCGCACGGCTTCGAGGGGCAGGGCCCGGAGCACTCCAGCGCCCGCCTGGAGCGGTTCCTGTCGCTGTGCGCGAAGGACAACATGCAGGTCGTGCAGCCGACCACGCCGGCGCAGATGTTCCACTGCCTGAGGCGCCAGGTGCTCCGCGTCTGGCGGAAGCCGCTGGTGGTGATGACGCCCAAGAGCCTGCTCCGCCATCCGGGCTGCGTGTCAGCGATGGACGAGCTCGTCAAGGGCTCGTTCCAGCGGGTCATCTCCGACACCTCGGGGACGCCGGCCCGCGACATCCGCCGGATCCTGCTGTGCAGCGGCAAGGTGGCCTACGAACTGGAGAAGCGCCGCCAGGAACTCGGCCGCACCGACGTCGCGGTGGTCCGCGTCGAGCAGCTCTACCCGCTGCCCCGGGCGGCGCTGGAGCGGGTCCTCGCCGGCCATGCCGCCGGCACGCCCGTCGTCTGGGTCCAGGAGGAGCCGGAGAACATGGGCGCCTGGAGGTTCCTGCGGATCCACTTCGGCGAGAAGCTGTTCGACAAGTTCCCCTTCAGCGGCGTCTGCCGGCAGAGCGCGGCGAGCCCCGCCACGGGCTCGAAGAAGAGCCACGACATGGAGCAAAACGAGCTCCTTGCCGCGGCCTTCTCCAGCTGA
- a CDS encoding dihydrolipoyllysine-residue succinyltransferase component of 2-oxoglutarate dehydrogenase complex, with translation MALELKVPEVGESITEVVIGAWKKREGDAVALDEAIVEIESDKATVELPAPVAGQVTRVLKAAGEKALVGEVIGYMEPAAAGATTAPAPTKPPAPAAAPAQPTGDPRVMPAAARVLAEAGVPAATLAGTGPGGRITKADATQAVQRPEPAAPPAVKPAVPAAVAADRSGTREERLVLISPIRRRIAERLVEAQQQAALLTTFNECDMSAVMALRGKFKDVFQERYGVKLGFMSFFVRAAVEALRAVPQVNAEYRDPHIVFRDYYDIGIAVGGGKGLVVPVLRNAELLSFAQVEQTIGDFARRAAENRLRLDELQGGTFTISNGGVYGSLLSTPIINPPQSGILGLHSIQDRPMAVNGQVVIRPMMYLALTYDHRLVDGREAVTFLKRIKDTIEDPSRLMLEV, from the coding sequence ATGGCACTCGAACTCAAGGTCCCCGAAGTCGGCGAATCGATCACCGAGGTGGTGATCGGCGCCTGGAAGAAGCGCGAGGGCGACGCCGTCGCCCTGGACGAGGCGATCGTCGAGATCGAGAGCGACAAGGCGACGGTCGAGCTCCCGGCTCCGGTGGCGGGCCAGGTGACGCGGGTGCTCAAGGCAGCCGGCGAGAAGGCGCTGGTCGGCGAGGTGATCGGCTACATGGAGCCGGCGGCCGCGGGTGCCACGACGGCTCCGGCACCGACGAAGCCACCGGCTCCCGCCGCGGCGCCGGCCCAGCCGACGGGAGACCCGCGGGTCATGCCGGCGGCCGCCCGCGTCCTCGCCGAGGCGGGCGTTCCGGCCGCGACGTTGGCTGGCACGGGACCGGGCGGACGGATCACCAAGGCCGACGCCACCCAGGCCGTGCAGCGGCCGGAGCCGGCCGCGCCGCCGGCCGTGAAGCCGGCGGTACCCGCCGCCGTGGCGGCCGACCGGTCCGGAACCCGTGAGGAGCGGCTCGTGCTCATCAGCCCGATCCGGCGTCGGATCGCGGAACGGCTCGTGGAGGCCCAGCAGCAGGCGGCCCTACTCACGACCTTCAACGAGTGCGACATGTCCGCCGTGATGGCCCTGCGCGGCAAGTTCAAGGACGTGTTCCAGGAGCGGTACGGCGTCAAGCTCGGCTTCATGTCGTTCTTCGTGCGGGCGGCGGTGGAGGCGCTGCGGGCCGTGCCCCAGGTGAACGCGGAGTACCGCGATCCACATATCGTGTTTCGCGACTATTACGACATCGGGATCGCGGTGGGCGGGGGCAAGGGTCTGGTGGTGCCCGTGCTGCGCAATGCGGAACTCCTCTCCTTCGCCCAGGTCGAGCAGACGATCGGCGACTTCGCGCGGCGGGCGGCCGAGAACCGGCTCCGGCTCGATGAGCTCCAGGGGGGCACGTTCACGATCTCCAACGGCGGCGTCTATGGATCGCTGCTCTCAACGCCGATCATCAACCCGCCGCAGAGCGGGATCCTCGGGCTGCACTCGATCCAGGACCGGCCGATGGCCGTCAACGGCCAGGTCGTGATCCGGCCGATGATGTACCTGGCGCTGACCTACGATCATCGCCTCGTGGACGGCCGCGAGGCGGTGACGTTCCTGAAGCGAATCAAGGACACGATCGAGGATCCGAGCCGGCTGATGCTGGAGGTGTGA
- the dldH gene encoding dihydrolipoyl dehydrogenase — MNHDLIVIGGGPGGYVAAIRAAQRGLHAAVVEREPQLGGTCLRVGCIPSKALLESSHKLEIARHELAVHGIRVGAVDLDLATMMKRKTDVVGTLAKGIDALLAKNKVARYRGTGRLAGPNAVQVSVADGTTTRLEAPRIVLAVGSRSVVLPGVEVDGDRVGTSTEALAYAQVPGHLVVIGGGYIGLELGSVWRRLGSKVTVLEYADRILTGIDADIASEALALFRKQGLDIRLGTKVTSARAAGNGCVVECAGMEPIRCDRVLAATGRRPATDDLGLETVGLAPDARGFIPVDGQFRTQAAGVWAIGDCIPGPMLAHRAEEDGVACVDGMTGGWCHVDYDLVPAVVFTHPEIATVGKTEEQLMAAGVAYTKGVFPFRANGRARTINDTTGKVKILADAASDRILGIHIIGPAAGDLIGEAAAAMNFGASAEDIARVCHAHPTLPEALKEAALAVAGRAIHA; from the coding sequence ATGAACCATGACCTGATCGTGATTGGCGGTGGACCGGGGGGCTACGTGGCGGCGATCCGCGCCGCCCAGCGCGGGCTGCACGCCGCCGTCGTCGAGCGCGAGCCGCAGCTCGGCGGCACCTGCCTCCGGGTCGGCTGCATCCCTTCCAAGGCGCTGCTGGAATCGAGCCACAAGCTGGAGATCGCCCGGCACGAGCTGGCCGTGCACGGCATCCGGGTCGGTGCGGTCGACCTCGACCTGGCGACGATGATGAAGCGGAAGACCGACGTCGTCGGCACGCTCGCCAAGGGCATCGATGCGCTGCTCGCCAAGAATAAAGTCGCCCGCTACCGGGGCACGGGGCGGCTCGCCGGCCCGAACGCAGTGCAGGTCAGCGTGGCCGACGGCACGACGACCCGCCTCGAGGCGCCGCGGATCGTGCTCGCCGTCGGCAGCCGGAGCGTGGTCCTGCCCGGGGTGGAGGTGGACGGCGACCGCGTCGGCACGAGCACGGAAGCGCTGGCGTATGCGCAGGTTCCCGGGCACCTCGTGGTGATCGGCGGCGGCTACATCGGCCTGGAACTGGGGAGCGTCTGGCGCCGGCTCGGATCGAAGGTCACGGTCCTCGAATACGCTGACCGGATCCTGACCGGCATCGACGCCGACATCGCGTCGGAGGCGCTGGCGCTGTTTCGCAAGCAGGGGCTCGACATCCGGCTCGGCACCAAGGTGACGTCGGCCAGGGCGGCAGGGAACGGCTGCGTGGTGGAATGCGCCGGCATGGAGCCGATCCGCTGCGACCGGGTGCTCGCGGCCACCGGCCGCCGGCCGGCCACCGACGACCTCGGGCTGGAAACGGTGGGCCTGGCGCCGGACGCCCGGGGCTTCATCCCGGTCGACGGTCAGTTCAGGACGCAGGCGGCCGGCGTCTGGGCGATCGGCGACTGCATCCCCGGCCCGATGCTCGCCCACCGGGCGGAGGAGGACGGCGTCGCCTGCGTCGACGGGATGACTGGGGGCTGGTGCCACGTCGATTACGACCTCGTGCCGGCCGTGGTGTTCACGCACCCGGAGATTGCCACCGTCGGAAAGACCGAGGAGCAGCTCATGGCGGCCGGAGTGGCCTACACCAAGGGCGTGTTCCCCTTCCGGGCCAACGGCCGGGCGCGGACGATCAACGACACCACCGGCAAGGTGAAGATCCTCGCCGATGCCGCCAGCGACCGGATCCTCGGCATTCACATCATTGGACCCGCAGCCGGTGACCTGATCGGCGAGGCGGCGGCGGCGATGAATTTCGGGGCCAGCGCCGAGGACATCGCCCGGGTCTGCCATGCCCATCCGACGCTGCCGGAGGCCCTCAAGGAGGCGGCCCTCGCCGTCGCCGGCCGGGCGATCCACGCCTGA